In Zingiber officinale cultivar Zhangliang chromosome 6A, Zo_v1.1, whole genome shotgun sequence, a single genomic region encodes these proteins:
- the LOC121994459 gene encoding uncharacterized protein LOC121994459, giving the protein MISFRKMSFLLICVFSTALLASLLIPYSSVHLRNSTSLYRLWITSQLIVLIIWKISPAKSDADQPQQRTELDLPPGVEDPALELSWYSPPSNEPAAPEEAEREVAMATENPSMDDAWRAIVAGRGKRVLRKSETWERRGRGDAERAAAAALRRSDTAKGWRRREKLVESQEELLQRVEKFIEKHYDHLRLQKQESESRRFLERQLLRH; this is encoded by the coding sequence ATGATAAGTTTTAGAAAGATGAGCTTCCTTCTTATTTGCGTCTTCTCTACAGCTCTACTGGCGAGCCTCCTCATCCCTTACTCCTCCGTCCACCTCCGCAACTCCACCTCTCTTTATCGCCTCTGGATCACCTCCCAGCTCATCGTCCTCATCATCTGGAAGATTTCCCCCGCCAAATCCGACGCCGACCAACCCCAACAGAGGACGGAGCTCGACCTGCCTCCCGGCGTAGAGGACCCGGCACTGGAGCTGAGCTGGTACTCCCCGCCATCCAACGAGCCGGCGGCGCCGGAGGAGGCCGAGAGGGAAGTGGCGATGGCGACCGAGAACCCCTCTATGGACGACGCGTGGCGGGCGATCGTCGCAGGGAGGGGCAAGCGGGTGCTGAGGAAGAGCGAGACTTGGGAGCGGCGCGGGAGGGGGGATGCGGAGAGGGCGGCGGCCGCAGCCTTGAGGAGGTCGGACACGGCGAAGGGGTGGAGACGGCGAGAGAAGCTGGTGGAGAGCCAGGAGGAGCTGCTCCAGCGCGTGGAGAAGTTCATCGAGAAGCATTACGATCACCTCCGCCTTCAGAAGCAGGAGTCGGAGAGCCGCCGCTTCTTGGAGAGGCAGCTTCTTCGTCACTAG